One part of the Anopheles merus strain MAF chromosome 3L, AmerM5.1, whole genome shotgun sequence genome encodes these proteins:
- the LOC121599000 gene encoding neuropeptide FF receptor 2-like, which translates to MKTGFQFIPENRPLLYIPASRFFWEAPTAPNTSLYNYPLELWSTIPESELIVKLCVFLPIIVFGLLGNGILLEVIFSNRTLRTPSHLLIANLVVTDFLTLLVCPLFFMTHDFFQNYLLGPVGCKLEGLIEGGLLVTSVLGMCVISYDRLSAVVLSSGTRLKGRGTVAAIVFCWLMGFSIAMPLSLYRHFKIRHWKDVDEMYCYEDRSVLATYWEFLLVMLVWVPLGVMLVAYTLIIVKLDRYERNALRRQHPMVVRYKSRVAKTLYIVLLAFIVVRVPFTIMVFVYYNIEPLDHFQFSESFIFVWWLAKVAFIFLNAAINPLIYGLTNKTFKKALRGSKILQCLCRLAPEEQTKRPLGEEQRIKQQPEQPTAATTRSVT; encoded by the exons ATGAAAACGGGATTCCAATTTATTCCGGAGAATAGGCCACTCCTCTACATACCGGCGTCAAGATTCTTCTGGGAAGCACCCACTGCA CCCAACACATCCCTCTACAACTATCCGCTGGAGCTGTGGAGCACGATACCGGAGTCGGAGCTGATCGTGAAGCTGTGCGTCTTCCTTCCCATCATCGTGTTCGGGCTGCTCGGCAATGGCATCCTGCTGGAGGTTATCTTCTCCAACCGCACGCTACGCACACCCAGCCACCTGCTGATAGCGAACCTGGTGGTGACCGATTTTCTCACCCTGCTCGTGTGTCCGCTCTTCTTCATGACGCACGACTTCTTCCAGAACTATCTGCTCGGACCGGTCGGCTGCAAGCTGGAGGGGCTTATAGAAG GTGGTCTCCTGGTCACTTCCGTCCTCGGGATGTGTGTCATCAGCTACGACCGACTGTCGGCCGTCGTACTGTCCTCCGGCACCCGTCTGAAAGGACGCGGCACCGTAGCAGCGATCGTGTTCTGCTGGCTGATGGGATTCAGCATTGCGATGCCACTGTCCCTGTATCGTCACTTCAAAATTCGCCACTGGAAGGATGTGGACGAGATGTACTGCTACGAGGATCGCTCCGTACTGGCCACGTACTGGGAGTTTCTGCTGGTCATGCTGGTGTGGGTCCCGCTGGGCGTTATGCTGGTGGCGTACACACTGATCATCGTTAAGCTGGACCGGTACGAACGGAATGCCCTTCGCCGGCAGCATCCGATGGTAGTGCGGTACAAGAGCCGGGTGGCCAAAACGCTCTACATTGTGCTGCTGGCGTTTATCGTCGTCCGGGTGCCCTTCACCATCATGGTGTTTGTGTACTACAACATCGAACCTTTGGACCATTTTCAG TTTAGCGAAAGTTTCATATTTGTCTGGTGGCTTGCGAAAGTGGCGTTCATCTTTCTAAATGCTGCCATAAATCCGCTCATCTACGGGCTCACCAACAAAACGTTCAAAAAGGCACTTCGCGGATCGAAGATTTTGCAGTGCCTTTGTCGGTTGGCCCCGGAAGAA